The genomic segment GCTGCGTGCGTTTCAGCCCAACCTTGTCATTGCATTAGAGCACAGAATAAGCCGTCCACGGTCTTGCCTGGCAGCAAGTGAGGCAAGACCTTAGCTGGGGCCCCTGGAACTAACCCCACTctcaaagcatttcagaagtgGCTGTAACGGAGCTGAAACCTGTTATTGCCTGAGCGAGGGAGCCTTTAGTGTCTTTTGTTGGCTTGTTTCTTTGGAGGGGAAGACAACCTTTCTTCTGACTTAGAATTTGAGGGGAATCGGTGGTACCAATTGCAACTGCAGAGTTAGTCTAGAGGAACTGTTGCCACACGTTGTAGCCCGGATCCCTTCCCATCGTGAGGCATGAAGCCTCTGGCTGTGCTGACTTCATGCTAGTTAAAGGAAAGACTGTTGAACTGTTCGGCAGAGAGCGTTCCGGGGTTGTCTGGCGCCATGTCGACGGCGAGAGGGCCACGGGGGAAATCCTGTTCATCGTCAGTGCCCCCGCCCATGCCACAGTGCTGTGGTGGCAGGCTGGGGAGGACGGGCTTCAGGAACTTGAACTCGCTGTTGCCCGAGCCCGTGGTGAGGCTGATCTCATAGCAGTAGGCGTGGGGCAgggtccctgcagcagctgcatcagccaggctgctctgcaagtTGCCGGCACCATAAAGCACGTGCCCACCCTTCAGCTCCTTTCTCTTGCACAGCTTGCGAGCGACAAAGGCTGCCGTGGATGCGAGGAAGAGGAGTGAGACGAAGACCAATGAAATGATTAGATAGGTTGTCAGGGAGCCACTCTCGTCCTCTGTGGCCAGGCTGCTGTGTGGTAGGCGCATGTCAGAGAAGTCCTTGAGCAGGAGTGCGCTCAGCGCCGCAGTGGCCGACAGAGGTGGCTGCCCGTTGTCGCGCACGAGCACAACGAGCTTCTGCTTCACGGCGTCCCTCTCTGTCACCGGCCTCCTCAGCCGCACCTCCCCGCTTTGGGCGCCCACTGCAAAGAGCCCGGGGTCGGAGGCCCTCAGCAGGTGGTACGAGAGCCACGAGTTCTGCCCTGAGTCGGCATCGACGGCCACCACTTTGGTGATGAGGTACCCCGCCTCGGCCGACATGGGCACCAGCTCACTGGATGGcgggctgctgccctgggctgggtgcAGCACCAGCGGCGCGTTGTCATTCTCATCCACCACAACAAGGCGGACGGTGACGTTGGCACTGAGAGGAGGAGACCCCGCATCGGAGGCGCTCACCAAGACCTTGATCTGCCTCACCTGCTCATAGTCCAGAGGCTGCAGCACAAACACGTGCCCGTTCTCAGAGTTCACAGAgatgcaggagcagggagcctgctctgcagggtgGGCTGGTGCCAGGGAGTAGGTCACCTTGGCATTGGGCCCCACGTCGGCATCGGCGGCACTGACGGCTCCAACGAGCACTGTGGGGACATTGTTCTCACGCACAAACATGGTGTACGATGTCTGGTTGAAGACAGGGGCGTTGTCGTTGACGTCGGAGATGTCCACCGTGAAGGTCTGGGTGGTCGTGAGAGGAGGTGACCCCGCATCTGCTGCTGTGACGGTGAGGATGTACCGAGCCGTCTCCTCCCGGTCCAGCGTGCTCACAGTCACCAGCTCGTAGTAATTCTTATAGGCTGGCCGCAAGGAGAACGACAGCTGGTCTTCAAGGGCACACGTGATCTTCCCATTGGCACCAGCGTCCCGGTCCCTGACAGCAAAGAGGGCGACCACTGTCCCGGGTAATGCATCCTcagggagggggctgctgaAGGAACTGACCACCAGCTCCGGTGCGTTGTCGTTCACATCCACCACCTCCACCAACACCTTGCAGATTGCCGAGAGGCCCCCGCCGTCTGTGGCCCGCACGCTGAGCTCGTGATTCTCTGCCGCCTCAAAGTCCAGAGCCTTTCTCAGTTTAATTTCACCACTTGTGGGGTCAATTGTGAACGCTGAGTCGCTCTGGCCCACCGCTTGGCTGAACTGATAGGAGATGTCCCCGTTAACTCCCTCATCCTGATCGGTTGCCACCACGCTGAGAACCACAGAGCCCtctggggcattttccaaaacCTGACCAATGTATAATTTCCGGTTGAAGACGGGAGCGTTGTCATTTACATCTAGAACGATAATGTGGATTTGGGTGGTCCCAGTCCTGGGCGGAGAGCCGCCGTCTATGGCGATGACACTGAAATACACCTCCGCCTGCTCCTCTCTGTCTAGGGGCTTTTCCAAGACCAATTCAAATTGTTTGGCATCCTCACTCTCATTGCCAAAAGAGACACTAAAGTATTCGTTCTCGGGAGCGATACTGTAAGCCTGGACGCTGTTGCTGCCAACATCGAGGTCCCAAGCTCCCTCCAGCGGGAAACGCGAGCCCGGGTCGCTCGTTTCCAGGATCTTAAAAGTGACTCGTTCCTCCGGGAAAACGGGCGAATGGTCATTGATGTCCTCCACCGCCACCTCGACCCGAAAGAACTGCAGGGGGTTTGCGAGCAGGAGCTCGAAGGGGAGCGTGCAGGTACGGGACTGTCCGCACAGCTCCTCCCGGTCCAGCCTGTCCGCCACTACGAGGCGGCCGGTGCCGCGGTCTAAGCGAAAGTGCTGCCGGCCGTCCTCCGAGGCCAGGCGGGCGCGGCGATCCGCGAGCTGCGCCGGGGTCAGCCCCGCGTCCGCCGCCACGTTGGCTACCACGGAGCCGCTCTCCGCCTCCTCGGCTACGGAGTAGCGGATGGGCTGCGAGCGAGCGTGcggcagggagaggaaagcagagagacaAAGCACTTGCCTTGCGGTCGCCATGTCGGGGCGGCGGACAGCCTCCGTCTCGCGGATCGGCCGCGCAGTCCTCCGCGGAAAGCGGCGCCCGGCAgcagcgcggcggggcggcgggcgggcgggcgcccTCCCTCTCGCCGAGTCCGGCTGGCGTCCCGCACAGCTCCgagctccgctccgctccgctcggctgggctgggctcggctgggcagggccgggctgggctcGGGCGCCTCCCCGCCCGCAGCCGCTCGGCGCCGCCTTGGCCGGGAGCACCACCCTGCGGCCCGCGGAGGGACtgcgcccgcccgccgcccgctgCCCGCGCGGCCGGCTCGCCCCGGCACACGGACCCGCGCGCACACGCGCGGCTGCCGGCCGCTCGCCCGCGTGGGGGGGCCCGCGGCAGGACGCGCGCACACCGCGCCGGGGAGGGAAGCGCAGGGAAGGGGCGCCGAGAGCCCTGCGGGGCCGCCGCTTGAGTCCGAGAGCCCGGGCAGCGCCGGCAGCTGCCCCGCATCTTCcaccgctccccgccgcccgcagcCCGCGGGCAGGCGTGCGCGCTTGGCTCCCGGGAGGCCGGTCCGTGCCCTTCGAGAAGCACGGCGGCGAGGCAAGCACAAGGCGTTTGCCACGGCAGCGTGGGGCGGAGGCTCAGCCCGGAGGGACTGCGCCGCCTTCCCCGGCCTGAGCAGACGGGCAGGAGCCTCTGCGGGGGCAGCACGCAGGTAACGAACGGTACGGCTCGGCACTCCGCCTGCTCGGGAATCGCAGGCTGAGGACGGACGGAGGAGGCTCGCAGCAAGGCTCAGGCGTGGGCGCGCCTGCCGGCCGGCCACTCCAACGGCTGagcggcagcagcggcggcgccCCCCGGCTTGGCTTCCCTCTCGCCAGGGGGCTGCGAGCCGCACAGCGGTCCTTCGTCCTTGCCCGCCCCCGCAGCTAGAGCTGCAGGGGGAGCTGGAACCGTCACTCCCCCCACCgcactgctctgcagaggcCTTTGCACCCCCAGGGCCCCTATTAGGGTAGGGGCCAGTTTCCCCTGAGCTCGATCTAACTGGGCCCTGTCGCAGCCACAAGCTCAGGGCTCAGAAGACCCATATAGGCCTGCCAGCAAATCCCCGCTCCCCACAATTTGCCTGAATGCTCTCTCGGCCGCGCCTCCAGGCACAAGGAAGCTACCAATAGCACcttcatagacaagctaaggaagtgtgggttggatgagtggacacTAAGGTGggtagagaactggctcaacaacagaactcagagggtcgtgatcaatggagcagagtctggatggaggccagttactagcggtgttccccaggggtctgtgctgggtccagtcctgtttaatatattcatcagtgacctggacgatgcAACAGAGTgtaccttcagcaagtttgctgatgatacctagctgggaggagtggctgatataccggaaggctgtgctgccatccaacaagacctggacaggctggagaggtgggccaaggggaaccccatgaagttcaacaaaagcaagtgcaaggtcctgcacctggagaggaacaacccccatgcaccagtacaagtgggggggctgacctgctggaaagccgCTGTTGTGAGAAGGAGCTagcagtgctggtggacagcaagctgaccatgaggcagcaccgtgcccttggggCTGAGgcggccaacagtatcctgggttgcataaaaaggaggtgtggccagcaggttgagggaggttatcctcctcctcttctctgccctagtgagaccacatgtggagtactgtgtccggttttgggcccccccagttcaagaaggacaggcaACTACGCAAGCAAGTCAAGCAGAGcgctacaaagatgatcaggagactggagtgtctcccttatgaggaaaggctgaaagacttgggtttgttcagcctggagaagagaagactgaggggggatctcgtCCGTACTTACAAatgtctaaagggtgggtgtcaggacgatgagactaggctcttttcaatagtgcctgacgacaggccaaggggcaatgggcacaagttggaacacaggaagttccacctaaacatgagaaaaaacttctttactgggAGGGTGAAagaacagtggaacaggctgcccagaaaggttgtggagtgtcctcctctggaaatattcaaaacccacctggaagCACTCAtgtgcaccctgctctaggtgtacctcCTCAAGCAGCGGGGCcgggcaagatgatctctagaggtcccttccaaaccctaccattctgtgataccATTCTGTTAAACCCACTCCACTTCACCTTCAGCCAAGggacaaaacaagaaaaaatctCCCAGTCGTTTCAAAAATTTCACAGAGCCTTCCCAGAAAGAACGCCTCTACAAAGACTGCCTCCACACAATGCATTctctttatttcacttttacacACAAGGGTATCCCGGTTTACAACGGTACAGTTTATAACTGCAGCACAACACAGCGCGAGGGTTCCCGAACATCCCGTGCCACACTGCCTGCATTCAAACAATCCATTCTTATACACGGGGTGACAGTCCTTCTTCAGAGGAATAGGTAAGACAGTGCTCAAAGACAGTTTGCAAAGTAGAAGgagaaagggcaaaaaggagAATGCCAATGCTCTAGCACAAGCCCAGAAAACCGTATTGCGACAGCTTCCCTCTCCCCAAGAAGCCGCCTCTCAATTCAGCAACAACAAGGATGAGACCAAACTCAATGGCCATTTTCCAAGTTCATCTCTATTCCACTTCAGAAAATGCACTTTGAGGAGACTCGTGGAGTTTTCGTACAATGCACCCAAAGCCGATGGGCATGTTTTCACCACTCTGTACAGTTACAACTATCCCAACATCGTTAGCGCTGCCACAGCTGCAAGGCAATCCCAAGGAGACAGCCtgcccagccccccccccccccccttacaGACCAAAGGAAGACCTTGTTGTGCGTTTTGCTGCTCTCCCCTGGAGAAGGTGAGACTTCTGTACTCACTCCAAGGTTCAAAATAGCCTTCTTGCCTGATGAGCTGGAACTGCGTGCATCACAGCAGCTGGGTGTGAGCAACTCCCTGCTTCTGTGGGCAGCCTTTGTGGTGGCCTGTGCAGACACACAACGGCTGCCCGGACAGACGTAGTGACCAGAAGGCAAAACACACAGAGGTCAAACGTCTCAGGCAGAGACATCCAGAACCCAGAGAAGAGCGAGCCCTGTGCTGGCACCCCACTGCAATACAGTACTCAcaactgcctttgctttttctgctcctcCGGGAGGAGGGCTGCGTGCGTTTCAGCCCAACCTTGTCATTGCATTAGAGCACAGAATAAGCCGTCCACGGTCTTGCCTGGCAGCAAGTGAGGCAAGACCTTAGCTGGGGCCCCTGGAACTAACCCCACTctcaaagcatttcagaagtgGCTGTAACGGAGCTGAAACCTGTTATTGCCTGAGCGAGGGAGCCTTTAGTGTCTTCTGTTGGCTTGTTTCTTTGGAGGGGAAGACAACCTTTCTTCTGACTTAGAATTTGAGGGGAATCGGTGGTACCAATTGCAACTGCAGAGTTAGTCTAGAGGAAGTGTTGCCACACGTTGTAGCCCGGATCCCTTCCCATCGTGAGGCATGAAGCCTCTGGCTGTGCTGACTTCATGCTAGTTAAAGGAAAGACTGTTGAACTGTTCGGCAGAGAGCGTTCCGGGGTTGTCTGGCGCCATGTCGACGGCGAGAGGGCCACGGGGGAAATCCTGTTCATCGTCAGTGCCCCCGCCCATGCCACAGTGCTGTGGTGGCAGGCTGGGGAGGACGGGCTTCAGGAACTTGAACTCGCTGTTGCCCGAGCCCGTGGTGAGGCTGATCTCATAGCAGTAGGCGTGGGGCAgggtccctgcagcagctgcatcagccaggctgctctgcaagtTGCCGGCACCATAAAGCACGTGCCCACCCTTCAGCTCCTTTCTCTTGCACAGCTTGCGAGCGACAAAGGCTGCCGTGGATGCGAGGAAGAGGAGTGAGACGAAGACCAATGAAATGATTAGATAGGTTGTCAGGGAGCCACTCTCGTCCTCTGTGGCCAGGCTGCTGTGTGGTAGGCGCATGTCAGAGAAGTCCTTGAGCAGGAGTGCGCTCAGCGCCGCAGTGGCCGACAGAGGTGGCTGCCCGTTGTCGCGCACGAGCACAACAAGCTTCTGCTTCATGGCGTCCCTCTCTGTCACCGGCCTCCTCAGCCGCACCTCCCCGCTTTGGGCGCCCACTGCAAAGAGCCCGGGATCGGAGGCCCTCAGCAGGTGGTACGAGAGCCACGAGTTCTGCCCTGAGTCGGCATCGACGGCCACCACTTTGGTGATGAGGTACCCCGCCTCGGCCGACATGGGCACCAGCTCACTGGATGGcgggctgctgccctgggctgggtgcAGCACCAGCGGCGCGTTGTCATTCTCATCCACCACAACAAGGCGGACGGTGACGTTGGCACTGAGAGGAGGAGACCCCGCATCGGAGGCGCTCACCAAGACCTTGATCTGCCTCACCTGCTCATAGTCCAGAGGCTGCAGCACAAACACGTGCCCGTTCTCAGAGTTCACAGAgatgcaggagcagggagcctgctctgcagggtgGGCTGGTGCCAGGGAGTAGGTCACCTTGGCATTGGGCCCCACGTCGGCATCGGCAGCACTGACGGCTCCAACGAGCACTGTGGGGACATTGTTCTCACGCACAAACATGGTGTACGATGTCTGGTTGAAGACAGGGGCGTTGTCGTTGACGTCGGAGATGTCCACCGTGAAGGTCTGGGTGGTCGTGAGAGGAGGTGACCCCGCATCTGCTGCTGTGACGGTGAGGATGTACCGAGCCGTCTCCTCCCGGTCCAGCGTGCTCACAGTCACCAGCTCGTAGTAATTCTTATAGGCTGGCCGCAAGGAGAACGACAGCTGGTCTTCAAGGGCACACGTGATCCTCCCATTGGCACCAGCGTCCCGGTCCCTGACAGCAAAGAGGGCGACCACTGTCCCGGGTAATGCATCCTcagggagggggctgctgaAGGAACTGACCACCAGCTCCGGTGCGTTGTCGTTCACATCCACCACCTCCACCAACACCTTGCAGATTGCCGAGAGGCCCCCGCCGTCTGTGGCCCGCACGCTGAGCTCGTGATTCTCTGCCGCCTCAAAGTCCAGAGCCTTTCTCAGTTTAATTTCACCACTTGTGGGGTCAATTGTGAACGCTGAGTCGCTCTGGCCCACCGCTTGGCTGAACTGATAGGAGATGTCCCCGTTAACTCCCTCATCCTGATCGGTTGCCACCACGCTGAGAACCACAGAGCCCtctggggcattttccaaaacCTGACCAATGTACACCTCCTCTGTGAAGACGGGAGCGTTGTCATTTACATCTAGAACAATAATGTGGATTTGGGTGGTCCCAGTCCTGGGCGGAGAGCCGCCGTCTATGGCGATGACACTGAAATACACCTCCGCCTGCTCCTCTCTGTCTAGGGGCTTTTCCAAGACCAACTCAACATACTTCTTACCCTTAACTCGACTCCCAAAAGAGACACTAAAGTATTCGTTCTCGGGAGCGATACTGTAAGCCTGGACGCTGTTGCTGCCAACATCGAGGTCCCAAGCTCCCTCCAGCGGGAAACGCGAGCCCGGGTCGCTCGTTTCCAGGATCTTAAAAGTGACTCGTTCCTCCGGGAAAACGGGCGAATGGTCATTGATGTCCTCCACCGCCACCTCGACCCGAAAGAACTGCAGGGGGTTTGCGAGCAGGAGCTCGAAGGGGAGCGTGCAGGTACGGGACTGTCCGCACAGCTCCTCCCGGTCCAGCCTGTCCGCCACTACGAGGCGGCCGGTGCCGCGGTCTAAGCGAAAGTGCTGCCGGCCGTCCTCCGAGGCCAGGCGGGCGCGGCGATCCGCGAGCTGCGCCGGGGTCAGCCCCGCGTCCGCCGCCACGTTGGCTACCACGGAGCCGCTCTCCGCCTCCTCGGCTACGGAGTAGCGGATGGGCTGCGAGCGAGCGTGcggcagggagaggaaagcagagagacaAAGCACTTGCCTTGCGGTCGCCATGTCGGGGCGGCGGACAGCCTCCGTCTCGCGGATCGGCCGCGCAGTCCTCCGCGGAAAGCGGCGCCCGGCAgcagcgcggcggggcggcgggcgggcgggcgcccTCCCTCTCGCCGAGTCCGGCTGGCGTCCCGCACAGCTCCgagctccgctccgctccgctcggctgggctgggctcggctgggcagggccgggctgggctcGGGCGCCTCCCCGCCCGCAGCCGCTCGGCGCCGCCTTGGCCGGGAGCACCACCCTGCGGCCCGCGGAGGGACtgcgcccgcccgccgcccgctgCCCGCGCGGCCGGCTCGCCCCGGCACACGGACCCGCGCGCACACGCGCGGCTGCCGGCCGCTCGCCCGCGTGGGGGGCCCGCGGCAGGACGCGCGCACACCGCGCCGGGGAGGGAAGCGCAGGGAAGGGGCGCCGAGAGCCCTGCGGGGCCGCCGCTTGAGTCCGAGAGCCCGGGCAGCGCCGGCAGCTGCCCCGCATCTTCcaccgctccccgccgcccgcagcCCGCGGGCAGGCGTGCGCGCTTGGCTCCCGGGAGGCCGGTCCGTGCCCTTCGAGAAGCACGGCGGCGAGGCAAGCACAAGGCGTTTGCCACGGCAGCGTGGGGCGGAGGCTCAGCCCGGAGGGACTGCGCCGCCTTCCCCGGCCTGAGCAGACGGGCAGGAGCCTCTGCGGGGGCAGCACGCAGGTACCGaacggcacggctcggcactCCGCCTGCTCGGGAATCGCAGGCTGAGGACGGACGGAGGAGGCTCGCAGCAAGGCTCAGGCGTGGGCGCGCCTGCCGGCCGGCCACTCCAACGGCTGagcggcagcagcggcggcgccCCCCGGCTTGGCTTCCCTCTCGCCAGGGGGCTGCGAGCCGCACAGCGGTCCTTCGTCCTTGCCCGCCCCCGCAGCTAGAGCTGCAGGGGGAGCTGGAACCGTCACTCCCCCCACCgcactgctctgcagaggcCTTTGCACCCCCAGGGCCCCTGTTAGGGTAGGGGCCAGTTTCCCCTGAGCTCGATCTAACTGGGCCCTGTCGCAGCCACAAGCTCAGGGCTCAGAAGACCCATATAGGCCTGCCAGCAAATCCCCGCTCCCCACAATTTGCCTGAATGCTCTCTCGGCCGCGCCTCCAGGCACAAGGAAGCTACCAATAGCACcttcatagacaagctaaggaagtgtgggttggatgagtggacacTAAGGTGggtagagaactggctcaacaacagaactcagagggtcgtgatcaatggagcagagtctggatggaggccagttactagcggtgttccccaggggtctgtgctgggtccagtcctgtttaatatattcatcagtgacctggacgatgcAACAGAGTgtaccttcagcaagtttgctgatgatacctagctgggaggagtggctgatatgccggaaggctgtgctgccatccaacaagacctggacaggctggagaggtgggccaaggggaaccccatgaagttcaacaaaagcaagtgcaaggtcctgcacctggagaggaacaaccccatgcaccagtacaagtggggggctgacctgctggaaagccgCTGTGTTGAGAAGGAGCTagcagtgctggtggacagcaagctgaccatgaggcAGCACCGTGCCGTTGGGGCCGAGgcggccaacagtatcctgggttgcataaaaaggagtgtggccagcaggttgagggaggttatcctcctcctcttctctgccctagtgagaccacatgtggagtactgtgtccggttttgggccccccagttcaagaaggacaggcaACTACGCAAGCAAGTCAAGCAGAGcgctacaaagatgatcaggagactggagtgtctcccttatgaggaaaggctgaaagacttgggtttgttcagcctggagaagagaagactgaggggggatctcgtCCGTACTTACAAatgtctaaagggtgggtgtcaggacgatgaGACTAGGCTCTTTCCAATAGTGCCtgatgacaggccaaggggcaatgggcacaagttggaacacaggaagttccacctaaacatgagaaaaaacttctttactgggAGGGTGAAagaacagtggaacaggctgcccagaaaggttgtggagtgtcctcctctggaaatattcaaaacccacctggaagCACTCAtgtgcaccctgctctaggtgtacctcCTCAAGCAGCGGGGCcgggcaagatgatctctagaggtcccttccaaaccctaccattctgtgataccATTCTGTTAAACCCACTCCACTTCACCTTCAGCCAAGggacaaaacaagaaaaaatctCCCAGTCGTTTCAAAAATTTCACAGAGCCTTCCCAGAAAGAACGCCTCTACAAAGACTGCCTCCACACAATGCATTctctttatttcacttttacacACAAGGGTATCCCGGTTTACAACGGTACAGTTTATAACTGCAGC from the Phalacrocorax aristotelis chromosome 8, bGulAri2.1, whole genome shotgun sequence genome contains:
- the LOC142061364 gene encoding protocadherin beta-15-like, translating into MATARQVLCLSAFLSLPHARSQPIRYSVAEEAESGSVVANVAADAGLTPAQLADRRARLASEDGRQHFRLDRGTGRLVVADRLDREELCGQSRTCTLPFELLLANPLQFFRVEVAVEDINDHSPVFPEERVTFKILETSDPGSRFPLEGAWDLDVGSNSVQAYSIAPENEYFSVSFGNESEDAKQFELVLEKPLDREEQAEVYFSVIAIDGGSPPRTGTTQIHIIVLDVNDNAPVFNRKLYIGQVLENAPEGSVVLSVVATDQDEGVNGDISYQFSQAVGQSDSAFTIDPTSGEIKLRKALDFEAAENHELSVRATDGGGLSAICKVLVEVVDVNDNAPELVVSSFSSPLPEDALPGTVVALFAVRDRDAGANGKITCALEDQLSFSLRPAYKNYYELVTVSTLDREETARYILTVTAADAGSPPLTTTQTFTVDISDVNDNAPVFNQTSYTMFVRENNVPTVLVGAVSAADADVGPNAKVTYSLAPAHPAEQAPCSCISVNSENGHVFVLQPLDYEQVRQIKVLVSASDAGSPPLSANVTVRLVVVDENDNAPLVLHPAQGSSPPSSELVPMSAEAGYLITKVVAVDADSGQNSWLSYHLLRASDPGLFAVGAQSGEVRLRRPVTERDAVKQKLVVLVRDNGQPPLSATAALSALLLKDFSDMRLPHSSLATEDESGSLTTYLIISLVFVSLLFLASTAAFVARKLCKRKELKGGHVLYGAGNLQSSLADAAAAGTLPHAYCYEISLTTGSGNSEFKFLKPVLPSLPPQHCGMGGGTDDEQDFPRGPLAVDMAPDNPGTLSAEQFNSLSFN
- the LOC142061365 gene encoding protocadherin beta-15-like, which codes for MATARQVLCLSAFLSLPHARSQPIRYSVAEEAESGSVVANVAADAGLTPAQLADRRARLASEDGRQHFRLDRGTGRLVVADRLDREELCGQSRTCTLPFELLLANPLQFFRVEVAVEDINDHSPVFPEERVTFKILETSDPGSRFPLEGAWDLDVGSNSVQAYSIAPENEYFSVSFGSRVKGKKYVELVLEKPLDREEQAEVYFSVIAIDGGSPPRTGTTQIHIIVLDVNDNAPVFTEEVYIGQVLENAPEGSVVLSVVATDQDEGVNGDISYQFSQAVGQSDSAFTIDPTSGEIKLRKALDFEAAENHELSVRATDGGGLSAICKVLVEVVDVNDNAPELVVSSFSSPLPEDALPGTVVALFAVRDRDAGANGRITCALEDQLSFSLRPAYKNYYELVTVSTLDREETARYILTVTAADAGSPPLTTTQTFTVDISDVNDNAPVFNQTSYTMFVRENNVPTVLVGAVSAADADVGPNAKVTYSLAPAHPAEQAPCSCISVNSENGHVFVLQPLDYEQVRQIKVLVSASDAGSPPLSANVTVRLVVVDENDNAPLVLHPAQGSSPPSSELVPMSAEAGYLITKVVAVDADSGQNSWLSYHLLRASDPGLFAVGAQSGEVRLRRPVTERDAMKQKLVVLVRDNGQPPLSATAALSALLLKDFSDMRLPHSSLATEDESGSLTTYLIISLVFVSLLFLASTAAFVARKLCKRKELKGGHVLYGAGNLQSSLADAAAAGTLPHAYCYEISLTTGSGNSEFKFLKPVLPSLPPQHCGMGGGTDDEQDFPRGPLAVDMAPDNPGTLSAEQFNSLSFN